A genome region from Panicum virgatum strain AP13 chromosome 4K, P.virgatum_v5, whole genome shotgun sequence includes the following:
- the LOC120703633 gene encoding berberine bridge enzyme-like Cyn d 4: protein MAVLRFRALVLTVCLVCFYAPTPSSSASSGDFLHCLSASIPSKLIFTQSSPSFTSVLAAYIRNPRFSTPGTVRPLCIVRPTNASHAQATVLCGRRHGVRVRVRSGGHDYEGLSYRSVQPETFALVDLANLRSVRVDRARATAWVDSGATVGELYYAVTKASGDRLVFPAGLCPTIGVGGHFSGGAFGLLLRKYGIAVDHVIDAVLVDAQGRLLDKKAMGREVFWAIRGGGGESFGIVLSWRVRLVPVPPKVASFIVPVSVNDGAVDVLTKWQEVGPALPDDLFIRVIVTNGWASFESLYLGTCDALLPVMRGRFPELGINRSHCREMSWAESVLYVYVGSGQPIPVTDLLNRTTSMDTSYKVASDYVRRAIPRDVWAEIFGWLAKPDPGIMIVDPYGGAISAVPEAATPFPHRGGVLYNIYYQNSWAAGNDGEPNVRWIRDLYAFMAPYVSKNPREAYFNYRDLDLGRNVVVGNVSSYEAGKVWGEKYFKGNYKRLALAKGKIDPDDYFRNEQSIPPLVPVSFISNRVPDSVVGHKVYGVKEKI from the coding sequence ATGGCCGTGCTCCGATTCCGAGCACTGGTGCTCACCGTTTGCCTCGTGTGTTTCTACGcccccaccccctcctcctcggctTCCTCCGGCGACTTCCTCCACTGCCTCTCGGCCAGCATTCCGAGCAAGCTCATATTCACGCAGAGCTCGCCTTCCTTCACCTCCGTCCTGGCGGCGTACATCAGGAACCCCCGGTTCTCCACACCCGGCACGGTGCGCCCGCTCTGCATCGTCAGGCCCACCAACGCCTCCCACGCCCAGGCCACCGTGCtctgcggccgccgccacggcgtcCGCGTCCGAGTGCGCAGCGGAGGGCACGACTACGAGGGCCTCTCGTACCGGTCCGTCCAACCCGAGACGTTCGCTCTGGTCGACCTCGCCAACCTCCGCTCCGTGCGCGTGGACCGGGCCAGGGCCACCGCGTGGGTGGACTCCGGCGCCACGGTCGGCGAGCTGTACTACGCCGTCACGAAGGCGAGCGGCGACCGGCTGGTCTTCCCGGCCGGCCTGTGCCCGACCATCGGCGTGGGCGGCCACTTCAGCGGCGGCGCGTTCGGCCTGCTGCTACGCAAGTACGGCATCGCCGTCGACCACGTCATCGACGCCGTGCTGGTTGATGCCCAGGGCAGGCTCCTGGACAAGAAGGCCATGGGGCGCGAGGTCTTCTGGGccatccgcggcggcgggggcgagagcTTCGGCATCGTGCTGTCGTGGCGGGTGAGGCTCGTTCCCGTCCCACCCAAGGTCGCGTCGTTCATCGTCCCTGTATCCGTCAACGACGGCGCCGTCGACGTCCTGACCAAGTGGCAGGAGGTCGGCCCGGCCCTCCCGGACGACCTGTTCATCAGGGTAATAGTCACGAACGGGTGGGCCAGCTTCGAGTCCCTGTACCTCGGCACGTGCGACGCGCTCCTCCCGGTGATGCGTGGCCGCTTCCCGGAACTCGGGATTAACCGCTCGCACTGCCGGGAGATGAGCTGGGCCGAGTCCGTGCTCTACGTCTACGTGGGCAGCGGCCAGCCCATCCCCGTGACGGACCTGCTGAACCGGACCACCTCCATGGACACCTCCTACAAGGTGGCGTCCGACTACGTCCGGCGAGCCATCCCCCGCGACGTGTGGGCGGAGATCTTCGGCTGGCTCGCCAAGCCTGACCCGGGGATCATGATCGTAGACCCATACGGCGGAGCGATCAGCGCCGTGCCGGAGGCGGCGACGCCGTTCCCGCACCGCGGCGGCGTGTTGTACAATATCTATTACCAGAACTCCTGGGCCGCCGGCAACGACGGGGAGCCGAACGTGAGGTGGATCAGGGACCTGTACGCGTTCATGGCGCCGTACGTGAGCAAGAACCCGAGGGAGGCCTACTTCAACTACAGGGACCTCGACCTGGGGAGGAACGTCGTCGTGGGCAACGTCAGCAGCTACGAGGCAGGCAAGGTCTGGGGCGAGAAGTACTTCAAGGGAAACTACAAGAGACTCGCTCTGGCCAAGGGCAAGATCGACCCTGACGACTACTTCAGGAACGAGCAGAGCATCCCGCCACTTGTGCCTGTTAGTTTCATCTCCAACCGAGTACCCGACTCGGTCGTTGGACATAAAGTTTATGGTGTGAAAGAGAAAATTTAG